The DNA window CCCTTGAGCCTGCGGCCGGCGCCTGATTCTCTGGAGCCCACCGCAGCGAGGTAAGGCATGGCACGAGATTTCCGCAGGCCCGAACGCCGTCAGGGGTTCCTGCTCCCGCCGGATATGCAGGATTGGCTGCCGCAGGATGACATCGTGCACCTCGTCCTGGACGCGGTGTCGCTGATGGACCTCTCGAAGTACGAGGCAAAGCATCGGGTCGGCGGCGTGGGCCAGGCGCCCTTCGCGCCATCGATGCTGCTGACCCTGCTGATCTACGCCTACAGCCACGGGGTGAAGTCGAGCCGGGCGATCGAACGTCTCTGCCGCCGGGACGCCGGCTACCGATACATCGTCTGCGAGCATGTGCCCGACCATACGGTGATCGCGCGGTTCCGCCGGCGCCACATCGACAGGTTGCCGGCGGTGTTCGCGACCGTGCTGCGGATGTGCCGGGATGCCGGCCTGATCCGGCTCGGCCTGGTGGTGCTGGACGGCACCAAGGTGAAGGCCAACGCCTCGCTCGATGCGAACCGCAGCGCGGCGACGATCGACGAGCAGGTCACGCGCATGTTGGCCGAGGCGGAGAGCGTGGACCAACGCGAGGATCGGCAGTTCGGCCCGGAGGGGCGGGAAGGATTGCCGCGGGCGCTGTCGCGGCGCGAGGAACGCCTGGCGCGGCTGCGGGCCTGCAAGGCGAAGCTGGAGAGCCAGGCTGAGGTCGCCGCGGCGCGCCAGCAGGCGAAGATCGATGCCCGCGCTGCCGAGGAGCAGAGCAGCAAGAAGCGTCGGCGTGGGCGCAAGCCGAAGCCCGCGGCAGGGAGCGTCGATCCTGAGCGTGTGGCGAACCCGAC is part of the Tistrella bauzanensis genome and encodes:
- a CDS encoding transposase yields the protein MARDFRRPERRQGFLLPPDMQDWLPQDDIVHLVLDAVSLMDLSKYEAKHRVGGVGQAPFAPSMLLTLLIYAYSHGVKSSRAIERLCRRDAGYRYIVCEHVPDHTVIARFRRRHIDRLPAVFATVLRMCRDAGLIRLGLVVLDGTKVKANASLDANRSAATIDEQVTRMLAEAESVDQREDRQFGPEGREGLPRALSRREERLARLRACKAKLESQAEVAAARQQAKIDARAAEEQSSKKRRRGRKPKPAAGSVDPERVANPTDPDSGIMKTRRGWVQGYNAQAVVTPQQIILATEVTTEANDVQQLQPMLTKAQAMVELLLGEDEVLGAAAADAGYWSEENAASQTEECELFIATRQDRRQRA